From one Acidobacteriota bacterium genomic stretch:
- a CDS encoding NAD(P)H-dependent glycerol-3-phosphate dehydrogenase has translation MTGDPAAPESKRVAVIGAGSWGTALAMVAARNQHQVKLWAREPAVASAINRDRRNPFYLSGFELPSNIQATTSLEDAIDGAHFALLVVPSHAMRQIVAQLRPGLRSEIVLVSAAKGVENSTLMRMEEVVADVLRDRFAPRYVALSGPSFAIEVAKGDPTAIVAASSSRESSEIIQRSLSSSLFRIYTNTDVVGVELGGAVKNVVAIAAGIVRGLGFGTNAVAAIITRGLAEMTRLAVAQGARVETLAGLAGLGDLVLTCTGELSRNRHVGVELGRGRKLANILGEMREVAEGVKSTKSIYELGRRLGIEMPITANIYALLYENKPALDAANELMGRPLKRE, from the coding sequence GCAATCAGCATCAGGTCAAGCTCTGGGCGCGCGAGCCCGCAGTCGCATCCGCGATCAACCGCGATCGCCGGAATCCTTTCTACCTTTCCGGCTTCGAGCTTCCATCGAACATCCAGGCGACTACCTCGCTTGAAGACGCGATCGATGGAGCACATTTCGCGCTACTGGTCGTGCCTTCGCACGCAATGCGCCAGATAGTCGCGCAGCTTCGGCCCGGTTTGAGAAGCGAGATCGTCCTGGTCAGTGCGGCTAAGGGTGTTGAGAACAGCACGCTGATGCGCATGGAGGAAGTGGTGGCCGATGTCTTGCGCGACAGGTTTGCGCCGCGATATGTCGCGCTGTCGGGACCGAGCTTTGCGATCGAGGTAGCTAAAGGGGACCCGACCGCGATTGTCGCCGCAAGCAGCAGCCGCGAGTCTAGCGAAATCATCCAGCGTTCGTTGAGCTCGAGCCTGTTTCGCATCTACACCAACACCGACGTCGTGGGCGTCGAACTTGGCGGAGCGGTAAAAAACGTCGTAGCGATCGCGGCGGGCATTGTGCGTGGGTTAGGCTTTGGCACGAACGCGGTGGCAGCGATCATAACGCGCGGGCTTGCGGAGATGACGCGGCTCGCCGTCGCCCAGGGTGCGCGAGTCGAGACGTTGGCGGGACTGGCTGGGCTTGGCGATCTGGTGCTGACGTGCACCGGAGAGCTTTCGCGCAACCGGCACGTCGGAGTCGAGCTGGGTCGCGGGCGCAAGCTCGCGAATATACTCGGCGAAATGAGGGAAGTGGCCGAGGGCGTGAAGTCGACGAAGTCGATCTATGAACTCGGCCGCAGATTGGGAATAGAAATGCCAATCACTGCGAACATCTACGCGCTGCTCTATGAGAACAAGCCCGCTCTCGATGCGGCAAACGAGTTGATGGGCCGCCCGCTCAAGCGAGAGTGA